The genomic region ACGCATCTTTCTGTTCAAGATGTTTTGAGAGAAGTTTGGTTAgccaaactgttatttttaaaCCCTGTTCATTGATATTGAAGAACTTGGAAAAGGTAATGTGTAagtggtttattcaattttgacatgcatgtttctttttttttcaggcaTATTATACAAAATGAAGGAGTTATGGGGTTATTCAAGGGTCTTGGTCCAAATCTAGTCGGAGTAGCCCCTAGCAGGTACCTATGTATTAATTTATGAATCAAACAGGGGTTTCCcttaaaaaacatacatttaaattgatttctGGGGCTGAAAACAACTTTTACTATCCTCAAAAACAAAATGATCATGAACAATGCATgcattattcatatattttattatttccataCTATATTCTACTATTCTTAATTATTGCATCAAATTCACATTTTCTGCAGATCATCAAGCATTCACTCTTCTGTTTCCACTGTTTGCAATGTCAAACATTTAAactatgttaaccctttgcatgctgggaaatttgtcgtctgctaaaatgttgtctgctgaatttctaaaattagcattttcttcgatttttttcaaagaatattatcagaatatcaaacattttggatcctgttgagacgccacgttttgtggcatctcatctggatgcaaactgtttgcaaaggccttcaaaattcggttcccgcactgaaagggttaaaaggaAATTTCTCTGGTTTGCTACTTTCTTGGCAATTGTAAATCTGCTGTTGTAAGCAtcataattttgcaaaaattaaattaaaaaaactggGTAACtttcattaatttgttttatgcGCTGTATCTTCAGGGCAATCTACTTTTTCTGTTACGCGAACACCAAGAAGACGTTAAATGCTCGATGGAACCCCGACACTCCTTTTGTTCACATCTGCTCAGCAGTCACTGCAGGTCAGTGTTATTCAATGAAAACGAAATGAAAATGAGtcgtaatgtacatgtatgtgtgttgGATGTTGACagggataagcctgtgcagtctgcacttgcTTATCAGTGATATCACTCTCCCcttaaacaggatttttgctaagaaaagacttccttttattgaaaagtaccataaaaccgaaagtgtcgtccctgattagcggtagcctatgcagactgtacatgctaatttgggacagcactttacgcactGAGCCATGTTTTCTTCGAGCAATACTCAATTAGTCACCATTTAAGACCCATTAACCCCTTACCTATTTTAACCTTAAAATCTGTGCATTTAATGTCTTATTCACTTTATCCAAAGAGATAACAGCTTCAATGATATCAACTTACTTTTACCAGTTGGTTGCCTGGACTTGCAATACTCTAAATTACTTAAGTTGCAAAACCAAGAGCTATGGATCCAGAGCCAAGTACAGGTCATATCAAATACTTTTAACTAAAATTATcgataataaaacaacaacattactgATGTGACTTTTCAATACATTATATCCTATTATGAGCCTGAATCGAAAGATTGCATTTGCCAAATAGAACAACATTGTAATTGATTTACAGTAGTCTATTTTCATACAATAATTTAATGAAAGATATCGTTTGCGGCTTAAACAGCTTGATGCTTAGCTGGACCAACTTTTGATTGCCCAGATTAAAATCTACTTGCCCTAGACTAACTGGCCACCAACTGTTACTCTATTTCTACCTTTAAGCTTAATCTTATCAGCTTTTGAAGTTTTTATCAACTGGACTGCCTGGGTATAGGATAATCAGTGgtttttttctcaccattttgggaatgggaccggGTTCATTTAGATTTGGAAAAATTACTGTGTCTTGACTGAAATTGGAAAATtagtgttgctgttgttttgataacaaatgcttcaaaattaagAATAAGTGATTTCAATATCATATTTACTGCTGTTCTACTCTTAAAGCTGGATGGGAGATACACATAATGttgatctgatttttttttattggtgtGAGGGGGATCATCAATTAGAATTCTTAGGTCCTGTTTGGGAAGTGGCCATTTATCGTCCCCGAATttgaacaacaaaaaacacattgTATAATTCTTATCTGATACATTTTCTATCCATTTAAAAATGTGCATagttgtcacaaataaataaatgtgttactatcttcttttttttttaaagaaaaaagtattCTAGCGagtaaaaattgtgttttgatTGAAAACTAATTTGCAATTATACCCAGTAGAACTATTGGATGAAGCTATGTTCTTTCTTTCTATGAAGAATAATGTGACAATGTTTTAGCATAAATTGCATCATGCTACttaataacatattttcaatGGACATGTAAGAAAGTACACGTAATTGGAATGTGTTTTGATTGAATCACCTCTAAAACCCAGTATTAAAGTGACACTATGCTGGTTTTCCAAGATTGATTCAGCCGCATGATCTGCCGTtggaataaaaaaatgtttttcaatgaCTTTGGGATAAATAACTGTAGTGTTTGCTTTCACACGCATGAAGATTCCTTGTTTGTGACCCAACTTGATAATTGTAATTGTATGACAGTTTATTGGCAGATCTTTCTGTTTACAGTAACTTGAAACTGTCTTTATGAGGGTGTCAAGGACATTTTAATACcagtacatacatgtagtttgtCTAAAGGTTGTTGCATggtttaaaataagaaataaaatgggTAATTTTGGCACTAGTTGTGTTGCGTTgttaacatattaattttagAAACCTAGCATTCACGACAGGTTCTGTTAGCGTTTACATATTTTGTCAAGGTCGTTGTAAAATTCATTCATGAATGTGATTTTAAGACGCAGTTGAATACTTATTGTAGACTTTGAAATTGGGCCAAGAAATAGGAAATTAGGTCTGTTTATGTAATAAAGAAGTATGATTAAAGGTTTGTTGTGGCCAATATGATTAAAGGTTTGTTGTGGTTAAAGacaaaattaatgtcaaaatgaaatGGGAAAACTTGAGTTTAATTCTTAAGTCTGAGGAAAATTTTCCCATCTCATAACCAAGTAAATAGGATATACTTgaagccgcgctctgtgaaaagagggtttaatgcatgtgcgtaatgtgtcatcccagattagcctgtgcagtctgcacaggctaataagggaagacaCTTCAAGCCTTTACTTGATTTTGCTtcaaagagactttcttgaaacgaaaaatatcattaaagtggaaagtgtcgaccctgattagcctgtgcggactgcacaggctaatcttggagaacactttttgcacatgcattaaaccattttttcacAGATCACGTACAGCCCATATGTAATGTGGTATAAAGACTTGGGTAATCATATGTTAATTTGAACAGTTGCAAAAACCTCTGTTGGTTAAGATTTTGTGTCCTTGGATTTTAAGTGCTTAAGATTGGATTAAACAAACCAACATTCAACTTAAAAAATACAGCTGATTTATAAACCTTTAAATGGTGAACGAAATCCTTGatgtaaaagaaaataatgaCATGATTTTTTTTGTCCACTCCAAAGAGCCTCGACCCCTTTCCCAAAGTGGTTGGAAAAACTCTGAAGGAAAGGTGTTTTCCTCCCCCAAGGTGTTCCCAAAATCACACTTTTGAGTAACTTTCAACACTGTGTGCATTTAAGTTTTATTATTGCGAGACTCGCAAGatcaataataatacatttaattaaatcaagCTTATTATGTTTGTAGGGGTAACAGCATGCACTGCAACCAACCCTATCTGGCTCATCAAAACCCGATTGCAGTTGGACCAAAAGTTAGTATGTTTgctttaatacatgtactttccaGTAGTAGATAACAAAGTACACAATGTATCAGCCTTATCTGTGTCACCACATTTGCAATCTGTGGGTTAGCTTTGAGGAGATATGTGATTCATTCATGTATATTTTGATTCATAGATTTAACCTTTGGCATTTTAGAGAATTTTCTTAATATTTGTGCAGCAAGTATacttaaaacaacaataaagcatGTACTACACGTCAGTCAAAGTTCTGGTATGTTTGGGTGAGGGTTGTTAAATAAGCTTTTCATGGGTGAAGGTATTGCACTTTTCCTTAAAAATATCGTTTTTGtgcattatattttgtaaacatttacaaagcagatgtcatattaacccatttatgcctagcgtctagaaaaaaggccttggcaaacagcgtagacccagatgagacgccgcatcatgcggcgtctcatctgggtctgcgctgtttgcttaaaggaatttctgtaagaaatattctaaatttagaaataaatatactacagaGGTGTCAAAGTTCAagattattcctgaattcaggatttaggCCCTCAAAAACttcttttgatattgatataaattagaGGATTTTTGTTCAGGTATTTAAAGATTTCTGTCactaaatgtcattttaaaattttaattattttaatttgacatacaatgtattgtaaacacagttaacataattaaatgaattattaacccagtgttctccggaagcaccgTCAGCCGgtgatttcaccggttacattctaTCTAGATGCaggctacttttccccaaaatatcactcgaaatggtgcaaatacaccagttttattgcttaatcgccggctactttgaaaatataactggctactcaaatttttctggagaacactgttAACCCTCTTTTGGCACTGGCCTTCCACATGctaggcttattttcaggattttagattttgccAATTTGACACCCCTAATACTagaagacatccctaattttggaaataaattgatcaaatttagaaggacaggagagtccactagccataaatgggttaacagatGTTTAGCAACCTTCCCCTCACACAAACAGAAGTACTAGGTACACACTCTCAAAATATTATGTACCCCAAGAAATCCGACTTGTGATTAATTGCCTTTACCTACAAGCGCAGCCACTATATGCATGCATGTAAAGCATGATAGCTTAAACTGTTTCAAGGTTACTCTACACTATAAGAACGTCACAGATCATTTACCTTTATAGCACAGTTTACATTCCACTGCAGGTGTATTGTTTACGTTGTGTTTTGGTCTGGATTACTCATTGTTATTCATTGTTTTCACAGTCTTAGTACATGTAGGTGTAGTTTTCATTAACATGAAACGTgacttaattatttttaaaactgtttcCGTATGTCACCCtactttattaattatttttctatGTAAACCTTACCGTCTTTGCATCATAGTTAAGCAAATTATTGACAAACAAGCAACTGaaagaaatattaaattattaatttgtttttgggCCTGCATCATTTggtattcattattatttagatataataatttaatatcttCAAGCGTAATGGTTGGGAGTATTTGGATACTTAATATTTGACAAACTAAACAGAGTATATAAATTGCTAGTCAATTAACAAAAAGAAAGACGCGTATTTATATACATCtacatgttcaaacaaaattaattgtcAACACGGGCCATTTGTGCAGTCAATGAGTTAAACCAGGACATTCGCTTCTGACATATGCTTGAAGTCTCCCAGTTGAAACTTGTTTTACTTGTCTAGGACACATGCACTGAATATGTAGAAAAACAATCAGTTGAATCTTGTTAAATGAGACACGTGGCTTTTACAATTTGTGACTAGCTTTATGCATATTTGAGTTTTAAGTGTGGAAAAGTTTTGTATTTAAACGTGTCCAGTGCCTACAAGGTTGTACCTTGTATTGAACATGACACATGTCTAATGTAATTCGCctgtttaattattttgtaaacgtgtgtgttttttttctttttttttttatatataaaccaCAATTATGTAGGCACCATGAGAGTAAATTAatcttaataattaaattttattatcatttaattaagtctgaattttaatgttaatgaaTTTTTGGTAATGTGTTATTTTTACTTATTCAGCAACATACATGATTGTAGTTTATTGAAAAGTGTACaattgtgattattattttatgtgcatatTTTACCTACATTCCTTAAATGAGAAATACTTTTTGAGAAAGTGTGTACATTTACAAGTAAAGCATCACAGTAAACTCTTATATACAATAGGGAAACTCTTTGGATTGTATTAAGTTAGACCTACAGAACTTGAAAAAATAAGTTCATATCAGAAGCTgaaacaaaatgcatgttgaaGGCCCTGACAAATTCCTACATTGAATTCTGTTCTCTTACCATATTTCAGGTCAAGTTTGTTTATGAGATAAGAATGTAACTAGCATAAAATCAGTACGACAATCATCTTGACTCAAGGTTGTTGTATGACCGATTTTAGGCAGGTTATTATCAAGATTGTCTTGAGttcaaaataatatcaaaattacTGTTTCTAGTGAAATAGTTAACATTTTAGCACATTAATATGTCGCTAATGAAGCCCTTAAAAGTCTGCTTAAAGTTCGCCGTGGCGAAATGTACtagagcgttctctagatcttccccaaagacatcAAATACTGGTTTCGCCTCCTCAAACCTGACACCTTAATCATTACTCATTGCTCAAATATTGTTTTCTGGCAAGGAACTTGCAATTATGTCAACCAATTTACCATTAATGTCTATCTTTAATCTCTCAGAGATTATGGATAGACATTAACTGTGTACACTAACATTTTGCATCAAATCAGTTTGGCATATGTAACCTAGACAGGAACATGTTACCAGTGAGTAATGCTGGAATTATGTAACATTTTCCATCAAAGTTCATACAATAGCAGAAAGCATATATCACAAACACAGGATATTATGACAAAGTTGCCTATTTCATAGTATGTGTTGTTAGCGTACAGTACTTCTGAAATATAATTgcatgattaaaaaaacacactggtaTCTCATAATACTTTCTTTTTTTCTAATCAAGATGCCAAACAAAGTgtttctttcaaataaactatttctTTGGCCTTTGAGTGCTTTTGAAGAGCTGCACTATTTATAGCTGACAGTAGTACATGTTACATAATAACTTGAATGAAGGTCAAAATGATAAATAGATTAACTCTATAATGAAGCTCAAAAAACAGATCATCTTTAGTTAGGAAAATTGTACTTTAACATAGTTTTGTAGAGAAAGTGTACGCAATTCTGTCAACTGTTATATATTAAGAGCATATTTATAGAGTTTTCTGCGTTGCTGAAATTTATGTAATAGatctatcccggaaaagcacgagtttagaaaacgccactaatcaccccggtacaaacaacgctggtacattaaatcaaccaatgatagcgtactttaaattataacggttgatacggtgtgtgattttgaaagaattataaatgggtcatgtttatttgtaccagcagattagtgggtttttccaaaaagttgcttttccAGGATACATATATTGGATCAGAAGTTTATGATCTAGAATGATAAACATATCCCGTTCACTTCTCTGAGTAATTATTTGTGCACAGCATTGATGTATAACAGCCTCAAGCTATCAAATATAGCTTAATCATCAAATACAAAATTCAATGTCTGTCTGGTTGATGGCGACATAGCCTACAGAGATGATTGGAAGATATTAAAATCTGCAATAAGAACATAGGGAACAGTGGCAATAAGTGTTTCATAATTGGTAATGGATTGTTAGTGTGCGCAGTTACTGGTACATAAATGAAGGTTTCGAGCAAAACTCTGTTCAAGTGCACTCAGCATTTATTGATGCAAAAACTTAGATTTAGAACAGAATATATTTTGCTGATGTGAACATCTATGTACATAATATCATATTATGTTTTACATAATATCATattatgtaagtttttttttttttagtaaacaaccctgtatatggatattttgcaattacttttaaaacacaacattttgtaGTTTGTGTTTGTAATCAGACTCTTAAACCTTTCCATTCAAAAGTGATGTTAAAACGGCTATATGCAAAAACCATACAACCGggacagcctgccagtaactcacagtctaatcaggtttttatgctgtttgatgctcatcagtatgttatggttggaaatgaagcctttaaaacttggatctagtaataAAGTTCTTTAATTTGATTTCCTAAGGGACGCCAAAAGCATGAACATGCGTATCTGagaaggaaagggttaaatgacgGTAATTAACTCCTAAACCTTCTGTCATAGTTTTCATACAATTAGCTTGAAATTACATGAAAGATTTTGTCTATTTTCAGGAAAAACAACAGCTTGACGGTGCGACAGTGCATAAGGGACGTGTACACCACACATGGACTAAAGGGTTTCTACAAGGGCATCACAGCCTCCTATTTCGGGGTCACTGAAACAGTCATTCATTTTGTAATGTATGAGGCATTGAAAGCGCGGTTGGCAGAATACAGCCGCTCCATGATTGGAGAGCGAGACGTCTCGGACTTCCTGCGATTCATGGTCGCTGGAGCCTGCTCCAAGACCTGTGCTACCTGCATTGCCTATCCACACGGTATGATCATGTGACCTCTTTGATCATGTGACctgttttaattttgtgtttagtgTTAACACTTTTcaccaacatttaaaaataaaaaagtt from Dreissena polymorpha isolate Duluth1 chromosome 5, UMN_Dpol_1.0, whole genome shotgun sequence harbors:
- the LOC127831970 gene encoding solute carrier family 25 member 36-like — protein: MASNNNYGIHLVAGGIGGTVGAVLTCPLEVVKTRLQSSCASFQPVYLQAVSTNVGLIGSQTLNYNSCKNFSSQGTLAAEHALQLAQSRSVGLYFCLRHIIQNEGVMGLFKGLGPNLVGVAPSRAIYFFCYANTKKTLNARWNPDTPFVHICSAVTAGVTACTATNPIWLIKTRLQLDQKKNNSLTVRQCIRDVYTTHGLKGFYKGITASYFGVTETVIHFVMYEALKARLAEYSRSMIGERDVSDFLRFMVAGACSKTCATCIAYPHEVVRTRLREEGNKYRSFFQTLFLVAKEEGHRGLYRGLATQLVRQIPNTATMMATYELVVYLYECWQIS